DNA from Fibrobacter sp. UWP2:
ACTGACTACGGCATCATTTATGATGCCCGCAAGGTGAACGGCATTAACGATATTTGGGCATCCGGTATTGCGGTGCATAACGGCACGTTCTACATCGTGTTCCCCGATGGCGGTGGCGGTGGTATCGGCTACATCAAGGCGCCTGCTATTGACGGCCCGTGGACAAACGCCGTGGGCCAGGGCAAGGACAAACTGGTTGGTGGCCGCGGTATCATCGGTTGCGACGGCGTCTCGTGGTGCTTCGACCCGGGTATCTTTATCGATGACGACGGTACGACCTACGTCACATGGGGCGGTGGCGAAAGCAACAGCCGCCCGAATACCGACAACTTTGATATTGTCAAGCTGAACGATGCGAAGGATGCCCCGGTGGGTAACGGCAGCCACGTGAAGGTGAATAACCTCCCGACCCGTAAGATGCTCGAAGCGTCCTACATCCACAAGCACAAGGGCAATTACTACTTCTCTTACAGTACCGGCTGGCAGCAGGGTGCGCCTACCATCGACTACGGTATGTCCAACAACGTGATGGGACCGTACACCTGGAAGGGTACCATTCTCGGCGACCCGAGTATGAACGGCCGCAGCATCAACGGCAACAACAACCACCATGGTATTGCCGAATTCAAGGGCCATTCTTACGTTGTCTATCATGACCGCCGTATTGCCAAGGGCCATAACGGACTTGAAATTATTCCGGCCGATGACGGTCAGCCGAAACCGAACGAAGGTTACCACCGTAGCGTTTCTGTAGACGAAATGTTCTACAACAACGACGGTACGATTCAGACGGTGAAGGTGACGGACGAAGGCCCGAAGCAGATTGAAAACTTCGACCCGTACGATTGGTATCCGGCTCTCACGAGTTCCAAGCAGAAGGGCATCCGTAGCCGTTCCAATTTTGTGCAGGGCAAGAAGGCCGAACACGTGCTGATTCCGCTTTCCAGTAAGGAAGCCTGGATTCGCGTGAGTGGCGTGGACTTCGGTACCGCGGCGACGGGCTTTACGGTCGAGGCATCAAGTGCTGCCGACGGCAACAAGATTGAAATCCGCACGGGTTCTGCCACGGGTACGCTCGCAGGCACCTGCACGCTCAAGAATACCGGCAACAAGAATACCTATGCCGAGAACAAGTGCGAAGTCGATGGCCTCAAGGGCATCGTGAACCAGCTGTTCCTCGTGTTCAAGGGTAACCAGGATTCTACCATGTACGTGAAGGCATGGGGCTTCGAGGGCAGTGGCACTACGCCTCCGGAACCGCAGAAGCCGTTTGGCGGCAAGGCCTGGGCGATCCCCGGCAAGATCGAGATGGAAAACTTTGACGAACCGGGTACGGGCCGCGGTGCGGGTGTCGATTCCTATAGCGACAACGATGCTGATGACCATGGCGCCGAAAGCAACGGCGGCAAGAGCTACCGCGAAGGCACCG
Protein-coding regions in this window:
- a CDS encoding carbohydrate-binding protein, with product MDVWFKKAKTIAGATLAFGLGMSAFADNPISTYHYLADPGAAADDEYFYIITDSDDPAPYNSNGYKIYALYAFRSKDMQNWTDYGIIYDARKVNGINDIWASGIAVHNGTFYIVFPDGGGGGIGYIKAPAIDGPWTNAVGQGKDKLVGGRGIIGCDGVSWCFDPGIFIDDDGTTYVTWGGGESNSRPNTDNFDIVKLNDAKDAPVGNGSHVKVNNLPTRKMLEASYIHKHKGNYYFSYSTGWQQGAPTIDYGMSNNVMGPYTWKGTILGDPSMNGRSINGNNNHHGIAEFKGHSYVVYHDRRIAKGHNGLEIIPADDGQPKPNEGYHRSVSVDEMFYNNDGTIQTVKVTDEGPKQIENFDPYDWYPALTSSKQKGIRSRSNFVQGKKAEHVLIPLSSKEAWIRVSGVDFGTAATGFTVEASSAADGNKIEIRTGSATGTLAGTCTLKNTGNKNTYAENKCEVDGLKGIVNQLFLVFKGNQDSTMYVKAWGFEGSGTTPPEPQKPFGGKAWAIPGKIEMENFDEPGTGRGAGVDSYSDNDADDHGAESNGGKSYREGTGVDIYKKATGYVVGYNQAGEWLEYTVNIAKAGDYTMYAAVASANATSGFKLSIDGDDITKTVSVPQATSGEDNYDDYSKVSADVTLPAGEHILRFTVMGDWMDIDYINFVNKGEADPDPIGGGTTGLNGSVAVMHASEMVRFDVFDLKGKLVANFKAHDAAEASALWQKMGSQKGAYGVSLIRNRATGAVSRVSVTK